The following coding sequences lie in one Agrobacterium vitis genomic window:
- a CDS encoding ABC transporter substrate-binding protein — MFRRKLASTLFTLGLFSGTALAADKVTFQLDWLPGGDKAPIYVCIHQGFCRDAGLDVTIASGRGSTEAISKLAAGSSDIGVSDIGALMAARANEGVKVVGVLSVFNKGPHAFYVIKGGSIATVADVKGKTIATSPFTSSNVYLPLVLKDQSIDPSAIKLIKADPGALGPMLMTGNADGIIAWMTDFTRYSNQARQAGKEIVALPWSAAGLELYSASLIASEDFLAKRPDVAKRFIDAYKKSVQFTRANPDAAVTSVTSVVPELGSEDVKGSINDTLPLIFNEVTDKDGLGVFEPKRLTETWRRVAAAQAIDPAKLDPETVVNRSFIPTE, encoded by the coding sequence ATGTTTCGTCGTAAGCTTGCGTCCACGCTGTTCACCCTTGGCCTTTTTTCCGGGACTGCCCTTGCCGCCGACAAGGTTACGTTTCAGCTGGATTGGCTGCCGGGCGGCGACAAAGCGCCGATTTATGTCTGCATCCATCAGGGCTTCTGTCGGGACGCGGGGCTGGATGTCACCATTGCCTCGGGCCGAGGCTCGACCGAGGCGATTTCGAAACTGGCGGCGGGTTCTTCCGATATCGGTGTTTCGGATATCGGCGCCTTGATGGCGGCTCGTGCCAATGAAGGGGTGAAGGTTGTTGGCGTTCTGTCGGTGTTCAACAAGGGACCGCACGCCTTCTATGTGATCAAGGGCGGCTCAATAGCCACTGTCGCCGACGTCAAGGGCAAGACCATTGCCACATCGCCGTTTACCTCGTCCAATGTCTATCTGCCGCTGGTGCTGAAGGACCAGTCCATCGATCCGTCCGCGATCAAGCTGATCAAGGCCGATCCCGGCGCGCTCGGTCCGATGCTGATGACCGGCAATGCCGATGGGATCATTGCCTGGATGACGGATTTCACCCGCTATTCCAACCAGGCCCGCCAGGCCGGCAAGGAAATCGTCGCGCTGCCGTGGTCGGCTGCCGGGCTTGAGCTTTATTCGGCCTCTTTGATTGCCAGTGAGGATTTCCTGGCCAAGCGGCCGGATGTCGCCAAACGTTTCATCGACGCCTACAAGAAGTCGGTGCAATTCACCCGCGCCAATCCCGATGCCGCCGTCACCTCCGTCACCAGTGTCGTGCCGGAACTGGGTTCTGAAGACGTCAAGGGATCGATCAATGACACGCTGCCGCTGATCTTCAACGAGGTCACGGATAAGGATGGGTTGGGCGTGTTCGAGCCTAAGCGTTTGACCGAGACCTGGCGTCGGGTTGCCGCCGCTCAAGCCATCGATCCGGCCAAGCTTGACCCGGAAACCGTGGTCAACCGCAGCTTCATTCCAACGGAGTGA